In the genome of Candidatus Ruthia magnifica str. Cm (Calyptogena magnifica), one region contains:
- the pyrH gene encoding UMP kinase: MSKYKRILLKLSGEALANTENIIDPVALNKVVNIIKSVLSQNVEIAIVVGGGNIFRGAVLAQAGMNRITGDHMGMLATVMNALAIADVCQKNKVDTLVMSGFSIGGGVCDSINHVHAKQALNEGKVVIFCAGTGSPCFTTDTGAALRAIEIDADAVFKATKVDGIYTSDPIKNSDAKRYDSLSFDGAIEKNLQIMDVSAFALCREHDLEICVFSMLENTNTLSDILKGKPLGTIVRK; this comes from the coding sequence ATGAGTAAATATAAACGCATCTTATTAAAACTAAGTGGTGAGGCCTTGGCCAATACTGAAAATATAATTGATCCAGTAGCACTAAACAAGGTTGTTAATATTATCAAATCAGTACTTAGTCAAAATGTTGAAATAGCGATTGTTGTTGGTGGTGGTAATATTTTTAGAGGTGCAGTACTTGCACAAGCTGGTATGAATCGTATTACTGGTGACCATATGGGTATGTTAGCAACGGTTATGAATGCACTTGCTATTGCAGATGTTTGTCAAAAAAATAAGGTTGATACACTAGTCATGTCTGGTTTTTCAATTGGTGGCGGCGTGTGTGATTCAATTAACCATGTACATGCTAAACAAGCTTTAAATGAGGGTAAAGTCGTCATTTTTTGTGCAGGTACAGGTAGTCCATGTTTTACTACTGACACTGGTGCAGCACTACGCGCTATTGAAATTGATGCAGACGCCGTATTTAAAGCCACCAAAGTAGATGGTATTTATACTAGCGACCCTATCAAAAATTCTGATGCGAAACGTTATGATTCATTAAGTTTTGATGGAGCAATTGAGAAAAATCTTCAAATTATGGACGTGTCTGCATTTGCACTATGTCGTGAGCATGATTTGGAAATTTGTGTATTCAGCATGCTAGAAAACACAAATACATTATCAGATATTTTAAAAGGTAAGCCTTTAGGTACTATCGTAAGGAAATAA
- the uvrA gene encoding excinuclease ABC subunit UvrA: MDQISIRGARVHNLKNIDIDIPRNKLVVITGLSGSGKSSLAFDTIYAEGQRRYVESLSAYARQFLSLMEKPDVDHIEGLSPTISIEQKATSHNPRSTVGTITEIYDYLRLLFARAGIPKCPKHQINLESQTISQMVDSIVKLPMGEKIMLLAPIVQNRKGSHAKLLEELNHQGFLRARVDGVVVYIDEMEVLNGKVNHTIEIVIDRLKVREDMASRLSESLETALNLSAGLVRVASMEDEPSWQEGVFSAKFSCVECGYSLSELEPRIFSFNNPVGACQTCDGLGVKDTFDEQKIVANPSISLADGAVYGWGRSNAYFYQMLILVSKYYDFNIETPYEQLSDKHKKIVLYGSGTDDIDFSKIKGRKGWSNKAKPFEGIIPRMIRRYEESDIRSVREELSRYVVSKDCVQCHGDRLNESARNVFIDGKNLSNITKLSIADIYDFFKELKLEGARGQIADKILKEIVQRLAFLINVGLEYLSLNRRANSLSGGEAQRIRLASQIGAGLMGVLYVLDEPSIGLHQRDNQKLLNTLTYLRDIGNTVIVVEHDKEAIKQADYVIDIGPGAGIHGGEIVAMGSPKDIENNLKSLTGDYLSGRQSIEVPTKRKNVSQWLRIKGAKGNNLNKVDLSIPVGVLTCVTGVSGSGKSTLINDTLYALVARELNHAQTTPAEYESIEGLNYFDKIVNIDQSPIGRTPRSNPATYTGVFSLVRDLFSQTLEARTRGYKAGRFSFNVKGGRCEACKGDGLIKVEMHFLPDVYVLCDVCQGQRYNQQTLKVFYKGKSIAQVLDMTVEQACEFFQPMPKIKRKLQTLMDVGLSYIILGQNATTLSGGEAQRIKLAKELSKMDTGQTLYILDEPTTGLHFHDIKLLLSVINRLRERNNTIVIIEHNLDVIKTADWIVDLGPEGGNKGGQIIAFGTPEEVAQVKGSYTGEYLKAYL, translated from the coding sequence ATGGATCAAATTAGTATTCGTGGCGCTAGAGTCCACAATTTAAAAAATATCGATATTGATATCCCTAGAAACAAGTTAGTTGTGATTACTGGGTTATCTGGTTCGGGTAAATCCTCACTGGCTTTTGACACCATTTATGCAGAAGGACAGCGTCGTTATGTGGAGTCTTTATCAGCTTATGCGCGTCAATTTTTGTCACTCATGGAAAAACCTGATGTTGACCATATTGAAGGACTATCTCCAACCATTTCTATTGAACAAAAAGCCACTTCTCACAATCCACGCTCAACGGTTGGTACAATTACAGAAATTTATGATTATTTAAGGTTGTTGTTTGCTCGTGCAGGTATTCCCAAGTGTCCAAAACACCAAATTAATCTTGAATCTCAAACCATTTCTCAAATGGTGGATAGTATTGTCAAGTTACCAATGGGTGAGAAAATCATGTTGTTAGCACCCATTGTACAAAATCGAAAAGGTAGCCATGCAAAATTATTGGAAGAATTAAATCATCAAGGTTTTTTAAGGGCTAGAGTTGATGGCGTAGTCGTGTATATAGATGAAATGGAAGTGCTTAATGGCAAGGTTAACCATACTATTGAAATTGTTATTGATCGTTTAAAAGTACGAGAAGACATGGCTTCACGCTTGTCTGAATCATTAGAAACTGCACTTAATTTGAGTGCTGGTTTAGTGCGAGTTGCATCTATGGAAGATGAGCCTTCTTGGCAAGAAGGAGTGTTTTCTGCTAAATTTTCTTGTGTTGAATGTGGTTACTCATTAAGTGAATTGGAACCTAGGATTTTTTCATTTAACAATCCAGTTGGTGCTTGTCAAACTTGTGATGGCTTGGGTGTAAAAGATACATTTGATGAACAAAAAATCGTGGCTAATCCTAGTATTAGTTTGGCAGATGGTGCTGTTTATGGCTGGGGACGTTCAAATGCTTATTTTTATCAAATGTTAATATTGGTAAGTAAGTATTACGACTTTAATATTGAAACTCCTTATGAACAATTAAGTGATAAGCACAAAAAAATTGTTCTTTATGGAAGTGGCACAGATGACATTGATTTTTCCAAAATAAAAGGACGTAAAGGTTGGTCTAATAAAGCCAAGCCATTTGAAGGTATTATTCCAAGAATGATACGTCGTTATGAAGAAAGTGATATTCGTAGTGTTAGAGAAGAACTTTCTCGTTATGTGGTGAGCAAGGATTGTGTGCAATGTCATGGCGATAGATTGAATGAATCGGCTAGAAATGTATTTATTGATGGGAAAAACTTATCAAATATTACCAAACTTTCCATTGCTGATATTTATGATTTTTTCAAAGAATTAAAGCTAGAAGGGGCTCGTGGTCAAATTGCAGATAAGATTTTAAAAGAAATTGTTCAGCGTTTGGCATTTCTAATTAATGTAGGGTTGGAATATTTAAGTCTTAATCGTAGAGCAAATAGCTTGTCAGGTGGTGAAGCGCAGCGTATTCGCTTGGCCAGTCAGATTGGTGCAGGACTGATGGGTGTGTTGTATGTGCTTGATGAACCATCAATCGGTTTACATCAAAGAGACAATCAAAAGTTACTAAATACACTGACATATTTGCGTGATATTGGTAATACAGTGATTGTGGTAGAGCATGACAAAGAAGCAATTAAACAAGCCGATTACGTGATTGATATCGGTCCTGGTGCTGGTATTCATGGCGGTGAAATTGTTGCAATGGGTAGCCCTAAAGACATCGAAAATAACCTTAAATCTTTAACGGGTGATTATTTAAGTGGTCGTCAAAGTATTGAAGTACCCACTAAACGTAAAAATGTCAGTCAGTGGTTGCGTATTAAAGGCGCTAAGGGTAATAATCTTAATAAGGTTGACCTGTCTATCCCTGTGGGTGTATTAACTTGTGTGACGGGTGTGTCTGGCTCTGGAAAATCAACCTTAATTAACGATACTTTGTATGCTTTAGTAGCTAGAGAGCTTAATCATGCACAAACAACACCTGCTGAATATGAATCAATTGAAGGTTTGAATTATTTTGACAAGATTGTCAATATTGATCAAAGCCCAATTGGACGCACACCACGCTCTAATCCAGCTACTTATACAGGTGTATTTTCATTAGTACGTGATTTATTTTCACAAACTTTGGAAGCAAGAACGCGCGGTTATAAAGCAGGACGTTTTAGTTTTAATGTTAAAGGTGGTAGATGTGAGGCATGTAAGGGTGATGGACTGATTAAGGTAGAAATGCATTTTTTACCAGATGTTTATGTGTTATGCGATGTGTGCCAAGGTCAGCGTTACAATCAACAAACTTTAAAAGTGTTTTACAAGGGAAAAAGTATTGCACAGGTGCTTGACATGACTGTAGAACAGGCTTGTGAATTTTTCCAACCCATGCCTAAAATTAAACGAAAATTACAAACTTTAATGGATGTTGGGCTTTCTTATATCATTCTTGGACAAAATGCAACTACCTTATCTGGTGGCGAGGCGCAACGTATTAAATTAGCAAAAGAATTGTCAAAAATGGATACTGGACAAACACTTTATATTCTTGATGAACCAACAACAGGTTTGCATTTTCATGATATTAAACTTCTACTGTCAGTTATTAATAGGTTGCGTGAGCGCAACAATACCATTGTGATTATTGAGCATAATCTTGATGTTATTAAAACTGCAGATTGGATTGTTGATTTAGGCCCTGAAGGGGGTAATAAAGGTGGGCAAATTATTGCATTTGGCACACCAGAAGAAGTGGCTCAAGTTAAAGGGTCGTATACAGGTGAATATTTAAAAGCTTACTTGTAA
- a CDS encoding DUF3108 domain-containing protein produces the protein MKLLTLIIFTILINSTAHALKAHTANYKLSINGFKIAEEVRTLYKLDKHYFYTANARTSGLAAFIKDYSIAASSIFSSNPQGVDAIHYQIIEKEDGKLVKNYDIDIHSKNHSIMPILTKTQSKIRTWHSKSGNIVDPLSLFLALSNDLKHNPNQSIFTYQVTNGKSIEQHQYKRTNGHFLKINNQSIKAIKVNRINANNSNIKAYFLPKYQYLPVLIEQNKGNKRYTYTLTDLQIKNEVKDKLQVSF, from the coding sequence ATGAAGTTACTTACCTTAATTATATTTACAATTTTAATTAACTCTACAGCGCATGCCTTAAAAGCACATACTGCTAACTATAAATTATCAATTAATGGTTTTAAAATAGCCGAGGAAGTGAGAACATTATACAAACTAGATAAACATTATTTTTATACTGCAAATGCCAGAACCTCAGGGCTTGCAGCCTTCATAAAAGACTATTCCATAGCAGCAAGCTCTATCTTTTCCTCTAACCCTCAAGGCGTTGATGCTATACATTACCAAATCATAGAGAAAGAAGACGGGAAATTGGTTAAAAATTATGACATTGATATCCACTCAAAAAATCATTCTATTATGCCTATTCTCACTAAAACCCAATCAAAAATTAGAACTTGGCATTCTAAAAGTGGAAATATTGTTGATCCACTAAGTTTGTTTTTAGCTTTATCAAATGATTTAAAGCATAACCCTAATCAATCTATATTTACCTATCAAGTGACCAATGGAAAATCGATAGAACAGCATCAATACAAAAGAACTAATGGACACTTTCTTAAAATAAACAACCAATCTATCAAAGCCATAAAAGTTAATAGAATAAACGCTAATAATAGCAATATAAAAGCTTACTTTTTGCCAAAATATCAATATTTACCTGTATTAATAGAACAAAATAAAGGCAATAAAAGATACACCTACACATTAACTGATTTGCAGATTAAAAATGAAGTCAAAGATAAATTACAAGTAAGCTTTTAA
- the purN gene encoding phosphoribosylglycinamide formyltransferase, with protein MNGIVLISGNGSNLQSIIDHSAAIDLDIKAVISNHSSAYGLKRAEYANILTHTLNHKQFSSVEEFDQELSNIINQYNPEIIILAGFMRILSAKFTNQYSDKMLNIHPSLLPKFQGLNTHKRVLEAKESQHGVSIHFVTEQLDGGPIIAQVSVDVFDTDTTESLAKRVLLEEHKLFHKVIHWFTQGRLKLEKNHATLDGKVL; from the coding sequence ATGAATGGTATTGTTTTAATTTCTGGTAACGGCTCAAACCTACAATCAATTATTGATCATTCCGCTGCTATTGATTTAGATATTAAAGCAGTTATTAGTAACCACAGTAGTGCTTATGGTCTTAAACGTGCTGAATATGCAAATATTCTTACCCACACACTGAATCACAAACAATTTTCATCTGTAGAAGAATTTGATCAAGAATTAAGTAATATTATAAATCAATACAACCCTGAAATTATTATTCTTGCCGGTTTTATGCGTATACTAAGCGCTAAATTTACAAATCAATATTCAGATAAAATGCTGAATATTCATCCTTCGTTATTGCCAAAATTTCAAGGACTTAATACCCATAAAAGAGTACTAGAAGCTAAAGAAAGTCAGCACGGTGTCAGCATTCACTTTGTGACTGAACAACTTGATGGAGGTCCAATTATTGCCCAGGTAAGTGTTGATGTCTTTGATACAGATACAACAGAGTCTTTGGCAAAACGCGTTCTGCTTGAAGAGCATAAATTATTCCACAAAGTCATTCATTGGTTTACACAAGGGAGGTTAAAACTTGAAAAAAATCATGCCACGCTAGACGGAAAAGTCTTATGA
- the purM gene encoding phosphoribosylformylglycinamidine cyclo-ligase, which translates to MSSLSYLDSGVDITKGNSLIKQIKPIAKSTTRPGVLAGLGGFGAMFELPINKYKNPVLISGTDGVGTKLKVAQMLNKHDTIGIDLVAMCVNDLIVQGAEPLFFLDYYATGQLNTELAISVIYGIGEGCKQSGCALIGGETAEMPGMYQGEEYDLAGFCVGIADKDKIIDGTEVTKGDHIIALASSGPHSNGYSLIRKILAQSDPTDAQLNALIKPTKIYVKSVLSLIEKFSVHAISHITGGGLLENIPRVLPENLSAKLDASSWQLLSIFQFLQDNGNINMMEMYRVFNCGIGMVIIVPSEQSTDVIQHLNELDEHAWLVGEITSNQGNQVII; encoded by the coding sequence ATGTCATCACTCTCATACCTTGACTCAGGCGTTGACATTACCAAAGGTAATTCGCTTATTAAACAAATTAAACCGATTGCTAAATCAACCACTAGACCTGGGGTGTTGGCTGGTCTTGGTGGTTTTGGTGCAATGTTTGAATTACCCATTAATAAATATAAAAACCCAGTTCTAATTTCAGGAACAGATGGTGTTGGAACCAAGCTTAAAGTAGCACAAATGTTAAATAAGCATGATACGATTGGTATCGATTTAGTTGCCATGTGCGTAAATGACTTAATTGTTCAAGGTGCTGAACCGTTATTTTTCCTAGATTATTATGCAACAGGTCAATTAAATACCGAACTAGCCATATCCGTTATTTATGGCATTGGTGAAGGCTGTAAACAATCAGGATGTGCTTTAATTGGTGGCGAAACAGCTGAAATGCCAGGTATGTACCAAGGTGAAGAGTATGACCTTGCTGGTTTTTGTGTGGGTATTGCTGATAAAGATAAAATAATTGATGGTACAGAAGTCACTAAAGGCGACCATATCATTGCCCTAGCATCTTCTGGTCCACATTCTAATGGTTATTCACTAATACGTAAAATTTTGGCACAATCAGATCCAACTGACGCACAATTAAATGCACTAATTAAGCCCACTAAAATTTATGTAAAATCAGTATTATCATTGATTGAAAAGTTCTCAGTACATGCTATTTCACACATTACAGGCGGTGGTTTATTGGAAAATATTCCTAGAGTATTGCCTGAAAACTTGAGCGCAAAACTTGACGCCAGCTCTTGGCAACTGCTCAGTATTTTTCAGTTTTTACAAGATAATGGCAATATTAATATGATGGAGATGTATCGAGTATTTAACTGTGGCATAGGCATGGTTATTATTGTTCCATCGGAACAAAGCACTGATGTCATTCAACATTTAAACGAGCTAGACGAACATGCTTGGCTAGTGGGTGAAATTACGAGCAATCAAGGTAATCAAGTTATCATTTAG
- a CDS encoding CDP-alcohol phosphatidyltransferase family protein translates to MSFSSLPNALSILRIILTVPVVMALLNHQYFLAMVLFFIAGVTDALDGWIAKRYSFQSRLGSILDPMADKLLLVSSFVALYVIGLLPLWLLVLVFLRDFMIVSGTVGRFIGSGTSKNDLLSPSKLSKINTVLQIALVLFLVMVQIYPVSTQYSTVFFIIIATSTVLSGADYMWIWVEQVILQEKKNPQ, encoded by the coding sequence ATGAGTTTTTCTTCACTGCCTAATGCGCTTTCAATTTTACGCATTATTTTAACAGTACCGGTTGTTATGGCTTTGTTAAATCATCAATATTTTTTGGCAATGGTGCTATTTTTTATTGCAGGCGTTACTGATGCACTGGATGGATGGATTGCCAAACGCTACTCCTTTCAAAGTAGGTTAGGTTCTATTTTAGATCCAATGGCGGATAAGTTGCTATTAGTTAGTAGTTTTGTGGCTTTGTATGTGATTGGATTATTGCCGCTGTGGTTATTAGTGTTGGTTTTTTTACGTGATTTTATGATTGTTTCAGGCACAGTTGGGCGTTTTATCGGCTCAGGCACATCTAAAAATGATTTATTATCGCCTTCAAAACTTTCAAAAATTAATACTGTATTGCAAATTGCACTAGTTTTGTTTTTGGTGATGGTGCAAATATATCCAGTCTCTACACAATATAGTACTGTATTCTTTATTATTATAGCCACCTCAACCGTACTTAGTGGTGCAGATTATATGTGGATTTGGGTTGAACAAGTTATCTTGCAAGAGAAAAAAAATCCTCAATGA
- a CDS encoding HdaA/DnaA family protein: MNQLGLPLSLNSKMLLSNFIGKKNQQVLDFVNQLLTQKSSAVVFISGAKSSGKTHLLQGCAFSALDGQLGVIYIDIKQELPEGIINDLVSVDWICIDNVDYLSIIQQQALFDLYNRIKLADTKLIVSAGSLPGELNLLKDLKTRLSLAVVFTLETLNDEQKILIIERKMTDININIDIKVYHYLFKVFSRDLNDVLNAINILDETSLQKKNNISIPFVKQTLGI, translated from the coding sequence ATGAATCAGCTTGGATTGCCACTTTCATTAAATTCAAAAATGTTATTGTCCAATTTTATTGGTAAAAAAAATCAACAAGTCCTAGATTTTGTTAATCAATTGTTGACTCAAAAAAGCTCAGCTGTTGTTTTTATTTCAGGTGCTAAATCTAGTGGTAAAACTCACCTATTGCAAGGTTGTGCTTTTAGTGCACTAGATGGGCAACTAGGTGTTATTTATATTGATATAAAGCAAGAGCTCCCAGAGGGGATAATAAATGATTTAGTATCTGTTGACTGGATTTGTATTGACAATGTTGATTATTTAAGTATTATTCAACAACAAGCGTTATTCGATTTATATAACAGAATTAAACTAGCCGATACTAAGTTGATTGTTTCTGCAGGCAGTTTGCCTGGTGAATTAAATTTATTAAAAGATTTAAAAACACGCTTGTCTTTAGCAGTTGTTTTCACATTAGAAACACTCAATGATGAACAAAAAATTCTTATTATTGAGCGCAAAATGACGGATATCAATATCAATATTGACATTAAGGTGTATCATTATTTGTTCAAAGTTTTTTCACGTGATTTGAACGATGTTTTGAATGCAATTAATATTTTAGATGAAACATCATTACAGAAAAAAAATAACATTTCCATTCCCTTCGTTAAACAAACATTGGGTATTTAA
- the cysG gene encoding siroheme synthase CysG yields MNYLPIFIDIKQKPCLVVGGGDIAYRKINFLLKAHGQVTCIAKSSCKNVVKLASDNKIIYFEKSFEASDIKEQVLIVSATDNTSLNKQVSELSNQNNIPVNVVDSPDLCTFIMPSIVDRSPIVIAISSAGKAPVLARLIRAKLESTLPHAYGKLAELAGNFRDKVKEKFSNIEDRRYFWEKTFSGIIAEKVFSGKIQEAKADLQVQLDGSTKTQVGEVYLVGGGPGDPDLLTFKALRLMQQADVVLYDRLVSNGVMGLVRRDAQLIYVGKERDNHVVPQGDINQLLVNLAKQGRRVCRLKGGDPFIFGRGGEEIETLAENGISFQVVPGITAASGCSTYSGIPLTHRDYSQSCRFVTGHLKDGSMNLPWHELSVEQQTIVFYMALNGARHLSEQLITHGMSPDMPVALVEKGTTPEQKVYTTTLKKLPDLVKNEIIHAPTLIIIGEVVTLREKLNWFDAKLASSKKSYLFGG; encoded by the coding sequence ATGAATTATCTACCTATTTTTATTGATATCAAACAAAAGCCCTGCTTGGTTGTTGGTGGTGGAGATATTGCTTATCGCAAAATTAATTTTTTGTTAAAAGCCCATGGGCAGGTAACTTGTATTGCAAAAAGTAGTTGTAAAAATGTGGTTAAATTAGCGAGTGACAACAAAATTATTTATTTTGAAAAGAGTTTTGAGGCATCTGATATTAAGGAACAAGTTTTGATTGTCTCTGCGACAGATAACACCAGTCTTAATAAACAAGTGTCTGAGTTGTCCAATCAAAACAATATTCCCGTTAATGTGGTTGACTCTCCAGATTTATGTACGTTTATTATGCCTTCAATTGTGGACAGATCTCCTATCGTAATTGCCATTTCATCAGCAGGAAAAGCGCCAGTATTAGCGCGTCTAATCCGTGCAAAGTTAGAAAGCACATTGCCACATGCGTATGGCAAGTTGGCAGAATTGGCAGGTAATTTTAGAGACAAGGTTAAGGAAAAGTTTAGCAACATTGAAGATAGAAGATACTTTTGGGAAAAAACCTTTTCTGGTATTATTGCTGAAAAAGTATTTTCAGGTAAAATACAAGAAGCTAAAGCAGATTTACAAGTACAACTTGATGGTAGCACTAAAACTCAAGTAGGTGAAGTTTATTTAGTAGGTGGTGGTCCGGGTGATCCTGATTTATTAACTTTTAAGGCGTTACGTCTTATGCAACAGGCAGATGTAGTTTTATATGACCGCTTGGTTTCAAATGGGGTGATGGGGTTAGTTAGGCGTGATGCGCAGTTAATTTATGTTGGTAAAGAACGTGATAACCACGTTGTACCACAGGGTGATATTAATCAATTATTGGTAAATTTGGCCAAACAAGGTAGAAGAGTTTGTCGTCTTAAGGGGGGCGATCCTTTTATTTTTGGCCGTGGTGGTGAAGAAATTGAAACGTTGGCTGAAAATGGCATATCTTTTCAAGTAGTGCCTGGTATTACAGCGGCTTCTGGCTGTTCTACTTATTCAGGTATTCCATTAACACATAGAGATTATTCACAATCTTGTCGTTTTGTAACAGGGCACTTAAAAGATGGCAGTATGAATTTGCCTTGGCACGAATTATCGGTTGAACAACAAACCATTGTATTTTATATGGCGCTTAACGGTGCTAGACATTTATCAGAACAGTTAATCACACATGGTATGTCCCCAGATATGCCAGTAGCATTGGTTGAAAAAGGTACAACACCTGAGCAAAAGGTTTACACTACAACTCTAAAAAAATTACCAGACTTGGTAAAAAATGAAATCATCCACGCTCCCACTTTGATTATTATTGGCGAGGTAGTGACATTAAGAGAAAAATTGAATTGGTTTGACGCTAAATTGGCATCGTCTAAAAAATCTTACTTATTTGGTGGGTAA
- the serB gene encoding phosphoserine phosphatase SerB, which yields MQITIQHSLDENIAKQISSKFQVFDTHIRHQMTSINLDDLRQQHQTDFNHLPEVDFSNIKLFVSDMDSTLINIECIDEISDFANIKPQVAAITELAMQGKLDFDDSLIERVSLLKGLSIDVLDKVYTQRLEINPGGRTLISFFKTKSIQTAVVSGSFTYFTNRLAQDLALDYACANVLTIENNQLTGVTEGLMINAQAKADFVKELCDKQSLSYSQVIVVGDGANDLSMMRIAGVSVAYHAKPNIMKHANIVINFGRLNKIMDLFNP from the coding sequence GTGCAAATTACTATTCAACATAGTCTAGATGAGAATATTGCTAAGCAAATTTCAAGTAAATTTCAAGTTTTTGATACTCATATCCGTCATCAAATGACATCAATTAATCTTGATGATTTAAGGCAACAACATCAAACTGATTTCAACCATTTGCCTGAGGTTGATTTTTCTAATATTAAATTATTTGTCAGTGATATGGATTCAACCTTAATTAATATTGAATGTATTGATGAAATTTCTGATTTTGCCAATATTAAACCACAAGTAGCAGCTATTACTGAACTTGCTATGCAGGGTAAATTGGATTTTGATGATTCTTTAATCGAACGTGTTTCTTTATTAAAAGGACTTAGTATTGATGTGTTAGATAAGGTTTACACTCAGCGTTTAGAAATTAATCCTGGTGGTAGGACGCTTATCTCATTTTTTAAAACCAAGTCCATTCAAACGGCAGTTGTATCAGGCAGTTTTACTTATTTTACCAATCGTTTGGCTCAAGATTTAGCGCTAGATTATGCATGTGCTAATGTGCTAACGATTGAAAATAACCAATTAACTGGCGTTACAGAAGGTCTGATGATTAATGCACAGGCTAAAGCAGACTTTGTTAAGGAGTTGTGCGATAAACAAAGTTTGTCATATAGTCAGGTTATTGTAGTGGGTGATGGTGCCAATGATTTAAGTATGATGCGTATTGCTGGAGTGAGTGTTGCTTATCATGCGAAACCTAACATTATGAAGCATGCCAATATTGTCATTAACTTCGGGAGATTGAATAAAATAATGGATTTATTCAATCCATAA